The following coding sequences are from one Microbacterium sp. SORGH_AS_0969 window:
- a CDS encoding 3-oxoacyl-ACP synthase III has product MPGNATTRFDDVALVSVASVLPSRVTTSDDIEDRLAPALHRLKLKPGLLRRVAGVNERRNWADGESSDEATIAAGKQALAEAGVDPSEIGLIINTSVTRKHLEPSVAVRLHHGLGLPSSAINFDVANACLGFINGMSLAAGMIQSGQVKYALIVNGEDADEIQVNTINRLVREDLDRDAFMQEFASLTLGSGAAAAVLGRASDHPEGHRIVGGVTRAATQFYDLCVGSVDGMFTDAKALLKGGLDLVVSAWNEAKGEFSWTGMDRYITHQVSSVHTSAIVRAAKLDRDRVPVTYPHLGNVGPASIPITLADEQKTLRRGDRVLLMGVGSGLNTGMLELAW; this is encoded by the coding sequence TTGCCAGGAAACGCCACGACCCGGTTCGACGATGTGGCTCTTGTATCGGTGGCGAGCGTCCTGCCCAGCCGTGTGACCACGTCGGACGACATCGAGGACCGCCTCGCTCCCGCTCTTCATCGTCTGAAGCTCAAGCCCGGCCTCCTCCGCCGGGTCGCCGGTGTCAACGAGCGGCGCAACTGGGCCGACGGCGAGTCGAGCGACGAGGCGACGATCGCCGCGGGCAAGCAGGCGCTGGCCGAGGCGGGAGTCGACCCGAGCGAGATCGGGCTCATCATCAACACCTCCGTGACCCGCAAGCACCTCGAGCCCTCGGTGGCCGTGCGCCTGCACCACGGCCTCGGCCTCCCGAGCTCGGCGATCAACTTCGACGTCGCGAACGCCTGCCTCGGCTTCATCAACGGCATGAGCCTGGCCGCCGGCATGATCCAGTCCGGACAGGTGAAGTACGCCCTGATCGTCAACGGCGAGGATGCCGACGAGATCCAGGTCAACACGATCAACCGGCTCGTGCGCGAGGACCTCGACCGCGACGCGTTCATGCAGGAGTTCGCGTCGCTGACGCTGGGCTCCGGCGCGGCCGCCGCGGTGCTCGGCCGCGCGAGCGACCACCCCGAGGGACACCGGATCGTCGGCGGCGTGACGCGCGCGGCGACCCAGTTCTACGACCTCTGCGTCGGAAGCGTCGACGGAATGTTCACCGACGCGAAGGCCCTGCTCAAGGGCGGCCTCGATCTCGTCGTGTCGGCGTGGAACGAGGCGAAGGGCGAGTTCTCGTGGACGGGCATGGATCGCTACATCACCCACCAGGTCTCATCGGTGCACACCTCGGCGATCGTCCGCGCGGCGAAGCTCGACCGTGACCGGGTGCCCGTGACCTATCCGCACCTGGGCAATGTGGGCCCGGCATCCATCCCGATCACCCTCGCCGACGAGCAGAAGACGCTGCGTCGGGGTGATCGCGTCCTTCTGATGGGAGTGGGCTCCGGGCTGAACACCGGCATGCTGGAGCTGGCCTGGTGA
- a CDS encoding alpha/beta fold hydrolase, whose translation MRVTAPDATLPPAGLPGLDPALSRLIDVPGAAADAGTTRTWHVLDTGAALAARGLEPVGTIIAVHGNPTWSYLWRTLVNSSLARAEAGATAWRVVAVDQLEMGFSERSDRRRTLAQRIADLDALVGELGIRGPIVTIGHDWGGPISLGWAVENRDRLAAVVALNTAVHHPDGAPLPFALRVATARGMLAAGTTGTTAFLDTTLALADLDPAVRAAFRAPYATVARRRGIGGFVADIPATAADESTPALRRMSAGLRELDVPALFLRGPKDPVFGEGHLDDLTERLPHADVHRFEGAGHLIAEERPYADVVLDWLDEKGVATDAVAPAPGDAFTPPAAAAPPTAVATGHLWDALDARRDDDGTAVIDMTTSRDGEPLRVSWRQLSARVDEIAAGLDAFGVRPGDRVSLLVQPGPTLTAALYACLRIGAVVVVADRGLGIRGLSRAVRGAVPDVVIGEIAGLAAARALGWPGRRISAAALPAATSRALGVEASLSDLARAGRGRTLPEPPAPDADAAVLFTSGSTGPAKGVVYTHAQLTALRDTLAAHFGVTAETGLVTGFAPFALLGPALGTRSATPDMDVSAPRTLTAAAVAAAVRASDARIVFLSPAAVANVVATASALDPDDRAALARVETFLSTGAPVGIDLLRRAHELMPNAVAHTPYGMTECLLVADVTLPEIESAAGDRGVCVGRPLGTGRVRISAIDAEGRATGEPTTDAGVTGEIVISAPHLKRGYFRLYLTDREARRGLADRWHRTGDVGHLDADGRLWVEGRLPHVITTAEGPVTPVGIEQDAETVEAVTRAAAVGVGPVGRQVVVAVVEAGARRPGLASPELTDAVRAATAQPLAAVLVAPTLPTDIRHNSKIDRSRLAAWAERLLAGEKPTAP comes from the coding sequence GTGAGGGTCACCGCCCCGGACGCGACGCTTCCCCCCGCGGGCCTCCCCGGTCTCGACCCGGCGCTCTCGCGTCTGATCGACGTGCCCGGTGCCGCCGCCGATGCGGGCACGACGCGCACGTGGCACGTGCTCGACACCGGCGCAGCCCTCGCCGCGCGCGGTCTCGAACCTGTCGGCACGATCATCGCCGTGCACGGCAATCCGACGTGGTCGTACCTGTGGCGCACGCTCGTGAACTCCTCGCTCGCCCGCGCCGAGGCCGGTGCCACGGCGTGGCGGGTCGTGGCCGTGGACCAGCTCGAGATGGGCTTCTCGGAGCGCTCGGACCGCCGGCGCACCCTGGCGCAGCGCATCGCTGACCTCGACGCGCTCGTCGGCGAGCTCGGCATCCGGGGTCCGATCGTGACCATCGGGCACGACTGGGGCGGTCCGATCTCGCTCGGCTGGGCCGTCGAGAACCGCGACCGTCTCGCCGCGGTCGTCGCCCTGAACACCGCGGTGCACCACCCCGACGGTGCGCCGCTGCCCTTCGCGCTGCGCGTGGCCACCGCCCGCGGCATGCTCGCCGCGGGCACCACCGGCACCACCGCCTTCCTCGACACCACGCTCGCCCTCGCCGATCTCGACCCCGCGGTTCGCGCTGCTTTCCGCGCGCCGTACGCGACCGTCGCGCGACGCCGCGGGATCGGCGGCTTCGTCGCCGACATCCCCGCGACCGCGGCTGACGAGAGCACTCCCGCGCTGCGTCGCATGTCGGCGGGGCTCCGCGAGCTCGACGTGCCCGCACTGTTCCTGCGCGGACCGAAGGACCCCGTCTTCGGCGAGGGTCACCTCGACGACCTGACCGAGCGACTTCCGCACGCCGACGTGCACCGCTTCGAGGGCGCGGGGCACCTCATCGCCGAGGAGCGGCCGTACGCCGACGTCGTGCTCGACTGGCTCGACGAGAAGGGCGTGGCGACGGATGCCGTGGCACCGGCCCCCGGGGACGCCTTCACACCGCCGGCTGCCGCCGCACCGCCGACCGCCGTCGCGACCGGCCACCTCTGGGACGCCCTCGACGCGCGCCGCGACGACGACGGCACCGCCGTGATCGACATGACCACCTCCCGCGACGGCGAGCCGCTGCGCGTAAGCTGGCGCCAGCTGTCCGCGCGCGTCGACGAGATCGCCGCGGGCCTCGACGCCTTCGGTGTGCGCCCGGGAGACCGGGTCTCGCTGCTCGTTCAGCCCGGCCCCACGCTGACCGCAGCCCTGTATGCGTGCTTGCGCATCGGCGCGGTCGTCGTCGTGGCCGACCGGGGTCTCGGCATCCGGGGGCTGTCGCGCGCCGTCAGAGGTGCCGTTCCCGACGTCGTGATCGGCGAGATCGCCGGGCTCGCCGCCGCGCGCGCCCTCGGCTGGCCGGGGCGGCGGATCTCGGCCGCGGCCCTCCCCGCCGCGACATCGCGCGCGCTCGGTGTCGAGGCGAGCCTGTCGGACCTCGCCCGCGCCGGTCGCGGCCGGACGCTGCCGGAGCCGCCCGCGCCCGACGCCGACGCCGCGGTGCTGTTCACCTCGGGTTCGACGGGGCCCGCGAAGGGCGTCGTGTACACGCACGCGCAGCTGACCGCCCTGCGCGACACTCTCGCCGCGCACTTCGGCGTCACGGCCGAGACGGGGCTTGTGACCGGCTTCGCGCCCTTCGCGCTGCTCGGACCCGCGCTCGGCACGCGATCGGCAACGCCCGACATGGACGTCTCGGCCCCCCGCACGCTCACCGCGGCGGCGGTCGCGGCGGCCGTGCGCGCCTCCGACGCGCGGATCGTGTTCCTCTCCCCCGCGGCTGTCGCGAACGTCGTCGCCACCGCGAGCGCCCTCGACCCCGACGACCGAGCGGCCCTCGCGCGCGTCGAGACGTTCCTCTCGACGGGAGCCCCCGTGGGCATCGACCTCCTGCGCCGCGCGCACGAGCTCATGCCGAACGCCGTCGCGCACACCCCGTACGGCATGACCGAGTGCCTGCTCGTCGCCGACGTGACCCTGCCCGAGATCGAGAGCGCGGCGGGCGACCGCGGCGTCTGCGTCGGACGGCCGCTGGGCACGGGCCGGGTGCGCATCTCGGCGATCGACGCCGAGGGACGCGCGACGGGTGAACCGACGACGGATGCCGGGGTCACGGGCGAGATCGTCATCTCGGCGCCCCACCTCAAGCGCGGATACTTCCGCCTCTATCTCACCGACCGCGAGGCGCGTCGCGGTCTCGCCGACCGTTGGCACCGCACCGGCGACGTCGGCCACCTCGACGCCGACGGGCGACTCTGGGTCGAGGGGCGCCTCCCCCACGTCATCACCACCGCCGAGGGTCCGGTGACCCCTGTCGGCATCGAACAGGATGCCGAGACCGTCGAGGCCGTCACCCGTGCCGCGGCGGTGGGTGTCGGGCCCGTCGGCCGACAGGTCGTCGTCGCCGTCGTCGAAGCCGGTGCCCGACGCCCCGGCCTCGCCTCTCCCGAGCTGACGGATGCCGTTCGCGCCGCGACCGCGCAGCCGCTCGCCGCGGTCCTCGTCGCGCCGACGCTGCCGACCGACATCCGACACAACTCGAAGATCGACCGGTCCCGCCTCGCCGCGTGGGCCGAACGCCTGCTCGCGGGCGAGAAGCCGACCGCGCCGTGA
- a CDS encoding NAD(P)-dependent oxidoreductase — MRVLATGASGFLGRAVVRALQDAGHEVRTLQRRPSGVAGADDRLGSVTDPDAVASALDGIDGVVHLAAKVSLAGDPAQFHAVNVEGTRTLLDAAAAAGLSRVVHVSSPSVAHAGHALAGVGAEPADPRAARGEYARTKAAAEVLALSRAGDGLSLVAIRPHLVWGPGDTQLIARVVDRARRGRLPLLNGGTALIDSTYVDNAASGIVAALDRVDDVSGRAYVLTNGEPRPVGDLLAGICRASGVEPPRFSVPAGLAEAAGALVERVWAVRPGEDEPPMTRFLAEQLSTAHWFDQTEIRRDLRWAPAVSLDEGLRRLARA; from the coding sequence GTGAGGGTCCTCGCCACCGGGGCATCCGGCTTCCTCGGCCGGGCCGTCGTCCGCGCCCTCCAGGACGCGGGACACGAGGTGCGCACGCTCCAGCGCCGCCCCTCCGGTGTCGCCGGCGCCGACGACCGGCTGGGCTCGGTGACGGATCCGGATGCCGTGGCATCCGCTCTCGACGGGATCGACGGCGTGGTGCACCTGGCCGCGAAGGTGTCGCTCGCGGGAGATCCGGCCCAGTTCCACGCGGTCAACGTCGAGGGCACGCGCACGCTGCTGGACGCCGCCGCCGCGGCGGGCCTCTCGCGGGTCGTGCACGTGTCGTCGCCGTCGGTCGCGCACGCGGGCCACGCCCTCGCGGGAGTGGGCGCGGAGCCCGCCGATCCCCGCGCCGCGCGCGGCGAGTACGCCCGCACGAAGGCCGCGGCCGAGGTGCTCGCCCTGTCGCGTGCCGGTGACGGTCTCTCGCTGGTCGCGATCCGTCCCCACCTCGTGTGGGGTCCGGGCGACACGCAGCTCATCGCGCGCGTGGTCGACCGCGCACGCCGGGGCCGGCTGCCCCTGCTGAACGGCGGCACAGCGCTCATCGACTCCACGTACGTCGACAACGCGGCATCCGGAATCGTCGCCGCCCTCGACCGCGTCGACGACGTCAGCGGCCGCGCGTACGTCTTGACGAACGGCGAACCGCGCCCGGTCGGCGACCTCCTCGCGGGCATCTGTCGTGCTTCGGGCGTCGAGCCGCCGCGCTTCAGCGTGCCCGCGGGACTCGCCGAGGCCGCCGGTGCCCTGGTAGAGCGCGTCTGGGCCGTCCGCCCGGGCGAGGACGAACCGCCGATGACGCGCTTCCTCGCCGAGCAGCTGTCGACCGCGCACTGGTTCGACCAGACCGAAATCCGCCGCGACCTGCGCTGGGCCCCGGCGGTGTCGCTGGACGAGGGCCTGCGCCGCCTCGCGCGAGCCTGA
- the katG gene encoding catalase/peroxidase HPI: MSDALNGCPVFHDGAAPDDNRLPVGEAPADSEPAGALPHPTQGSANRVWWPESLNVKILAKNNALRDPLDEGFDYKAAFEALDLAAVKQDLKEVMTTSQDWWPADFGHYGPLMIRMAWHSAGTYRVTDGRGGSGAGMQRFAPLNSWPDNVNLDKARRLLWPVKKKYGQAISWADLMILAGNVALEDMGFPTFGFAGGRTDVWEPDDDVYWGPETTWLGDERYTGNRELEKPLAAVQMGLIYVNPEGPNGNPDPQLSANDIRETFGRMAMNDEETVALIAGGHTFGKTHGAASDSHVGPNPEAADINDQGLGWKNDHGTGKGDDTITSGLEVTWTYHPTRWDNEFFHILFAYEWELFQSPAGAHQWRPKNGGGADMVPLAHSEGRREPRMLTSDLALRVDPAYEKISRRFAEDPAAFQDAFARAWFKLTHRDMGPRERYLGSEVPSEVLVWQDPVPAVDHPLIDSADAAAVKQQILDSGLTVQQLVTTTWAAASTFRGSDKRGGVNGARIRLEPQKSWTVNNPEQLASVLETLEKIKAEFDAQGEKKVSIADLLVLAGNAGVEQAARAGGVEVEVPFTPGRTDASQEQTEIESFRWLEPVADGFRNYASREARLPAEFLLLDKANLLTLTAPEMTVLVGGLRAIGANWDGSDWGVFTDTPGALTNDVFVNLLDLGTTWKPLDSGKHAFEGTKDGSGEKVGIGTRVDLVFSSNSELRALAEVYASDDAKEKFVRDFVAAWRKVTELDRFDLV; the protein is encoded by the coding sequence ATGAGCGACGCTCTGAACGGGTGCCCCGTCTTCCACGATGGAGCCGCCCCCGACGACAACCGACTGCCGGTGGGTGAAGCCCCCGCCGACAGCGAGCCCGCCGGCGCCCTGCCCCACCCGACCCAGGGATCGGCCAACCGTGTGTGGTGGCCCGAGTCCCTCAATGTGAAGATCCTCGCGAAGAACAACGCGCTGCGTGACCCGCTCGATGAGGGCTTCGATTACAAGGCGGCGTTCGAGGCGCTCGACCTCGCCGCCGTCAAGCAGGACCTCAAGGAGGTCATGACGACCTCGCAGGACTGGTGGCCCGCCGACTTCGGTCACTACGGCCCGCTCATGATCCGCATGGCCTGGCACAGCGCCGGGACCTACCGCGTGACCGACGGTCGCGGGGGCTCGGGCGCGGGCATGCAGCGCTTCGCCCCGCTGAACAGCTGGCCCGACAACGTCAACCTCGACAAGGCGCGCCGCCTGCTCTGGCCCGTCAAGAAGAAGTACGGCCAGGCCATCTCGTGGGCCGACCTCATGATCCTCGCCGGCAATGTCGCGCTCGAGGACATGGGTTTCCCCACCTTCGGCTTCGCCGGAGGCCGCACCGACGTGTGGGAGCCCGACGACGACGTGTACTGGGGCCCCGAGACCACGTGGCTCGGCGACGAGCGCTACACGGGTAACCGCGAGCTCGAGAAGCCGCTCGCGGCCGTCCAGATGGGGCTCATCTACGTCAACCCCGAGGGCCCCAACGGCAACCCCGACCCCCAGCTGTCGGCGAACGACATCCGCGAGACGTTCGGCCGCATGGCCATGAACGACGAGGAGACCGTCGCCCTCATCGCCGGTGGTCACACCTTCGGCAAGACGCACGGCGCGGCGAGCGACTCGCACGTCGGACCCAACCCCGAAGCCGCCGACATCAACGACCAGGGCCTCGGCTGGAAGAACGACCACGGCACCGGCAAGGGCGACGACACGATCACCAGCGGCCTCGAGGTCACCTGGACCTATCACCCCACGCGCTGGGACAACGAGTTCTTCCACATCCTCTTCGCGTACGAGTGGGAGCTCTTCCAGAGCCCCGCGGGCGCGCACCAGTGGCGTCCGAAGAACGGCGGGGGAGCCGACATGGTCCCCCTCGCCCACTCCGAGGGTCGTCGCGAGCCCCGCATGCTCACGAGCGACCTCGCTCTGCGGGTCGACCCGGCGTACGAGAAGATCTCGCGCCGCTTCGCCGAGGACCCCGCCGCGTTCCAGGATGCCTTCGCCCGCGCATGGTTCAAGCTGACCCACCGCGACATGGGCCCGCGTGAACGCTACCTCGGGTCTGAGGTCCCCTCCGAGGTGCTCGTCTGGCAGGACCCCGTGCCCGCCGTCGACCACCCGCTGATCGACTCGGCGGATGCCGCGGCGGTCAAGCAGCAGATCCTCGACAGCGGCCTCACGGTGCAGCAGCTCGTCACGACGACCTGGGCCGCGGCATCCACCTTCCGGGGCAGCGACAAGCGCGGCGGTGTCAACGGCGCGCGCATCCGCCTCGAGCCCCAGAAGAGCTGGACGGTCAACAACCCCGAGCAGCTGGCATCCGTTCTCGAGACCCTCGAGAAGATCAAGGCCGAGTTCGACGCGCAGGGCGAGAAGAAGGTCTCGATCGCTGATCTGCTCGTTCTCGCCGGCAACGCCGGTGTCGAGCAGGCCGCGCGTGCCGGTGGCGTGGAGGTCGAGGTGCCGTTCACCCCGGGCCGCACCGACGCGTCGCAGGAGCAGACCGAGATCGAGTCGTTCCGCTGGCTCGAGCCGGTCGCCGACGGCTTCCGCAACTACGCCTCGCGCGAGGCGCGGCTGCCCGCGGAGTTCCTGCTGCTCGACAAGGCCAACCTGCTCACGCTCACCGCGCCCGAGATGACCGTGCTGGTCGGCGGTCTCCGCGCGATCGGCGCCAACTGGGACGGCAGCGACTGGGGGGTGTTCACCGACACCCCGGGTGCGCTGACGAACGACGTGTTCGTCAATCTCCTCGACCTCGGCACGACGTGGAAGCCGCTCGACAGCGGCAAGCACGCGTTCGAGGGCACGAAGGACGGCTCGGGCGAGAAGGTCGGGATCGGCACCCGCGTCGACCTGGTGTTCTCGTCGAACTCCGAGCTGCGCGCGCTCGCCGAGGTGTACGCCTCCGACGACGCGAAGGAGAAGTTCGTCCGTGACTTCGTCGCCGCGTGGCGCAAGGTCACCGAGCTGGACCGTTTCGACCTGGTCTGA
- a CDS encoding Fur family transcriptional regulator: protein MLDDRTDATADALIRGAGLRVTATRVAVLEALRARPHATADAVYDGIRGTLPGTSKQSVYNALGDFADAGLARRIEPAGHAGTFELRVGDNHHHVVCTGCGRIDDVDCVVGEGPCLHVPEGSGFTIQTAEVTFWGVCPDCRATTEAEKPRGSR from the coding sequence GTGCTCGACGATCGGACGGATGCCACCGCGGATGCCCTCATCCGCGGTGCCGGACTGCGGGTGACGGCGACGCGGGTCGCCGTCCTCGAAGCCCTGCGCGCCCGCCCGCACGCCACCGCGGATGCCGTGTACGACGGCATCCGCGGGACGCTCCCCGGCACGAGCAAGCAATCGGTGTACAACGCGCTCGGCGACTTCGCCGACGCGGGACTCGCTCGTCGCATCGAACCCGCCGGTCACGCCGGCACGTTCGAACTGCGCGTGGGAGACAACCACCACCACGTGGTGTGCACCGGGTGCGGACGCATCGACGACGTGGACTGCGTCGTCGGGGAAGGGCCGTGCCTGCATGTGCCGGAGGGGAGCGGGTTCACCATCCAGACCGCCGAAGTGACGTTCTGGGGGGTCTGCCCCGACTGTCGAGCGACGACCGAAGCCGAAAAACCGAGAGGATCCCGATGA